The genome window TTCGTGAGGCAAAAGAAGAAGCTAATTTAACGATTGCCCCAGCAAGCGTCTCTAACGTGATGAAATACCTTTCCAGCCCTGGTGGCATGAGTGAAGCTATGTATGTTTATCTTGCATTGATAGATAGCAGTACCGCAGGAGGAGTACATGGTTTAGATGAAGAAGGAGAAGATATTCTGGTACATGTTGTTAAACGTCAGCAGGCACTGGAATTATTAAAACAGGGAAAAATAGCTAATGCTGCGACGGTAATTGGGTTACAATGGTTAGCATTAAATTATCAAGCGTTTCAATCGAGCTAGTTCAGTACTTATTTAGTTAGCGAATAAATATAGGTGTGTTGTTATGGCGATTTATCGTCCCCGTCTGTCCAATTTAATGAACCTGTGTGAGGTGAATTATATGATGCTGCTGCGTCTGTTGGCAGATAAAGAACAGGTTGGTGAAATTCGCTGTTTTTTTATTTCTGATTTTTTATCTTATTCTATCAGGGTCAATGAAGTCACTCGCTATACTTCGTTAATTACTATGAAACAAGATGCCAGTATCGGTAACCAACACCTGTCTGATTACTTTTCTCCGAAAATGGTTATTCGTTTATATCATGATGCCCGACTGGCAGAAGTCGTCAGTAACCAGGATGTCTGGGCGATTAAGCCGAGGTATGATTATCCAAATCAGGCGATGCATCTGCCGGATGAAAAACAGCAGATCAATGAATTTTTAAAAGAGTGGTTGCAGCTCAGTTTACAACTTGGGCAAAGCAAAGTGGAATTTGCCTAATAGATGTCGAAAGTAAAACGAACCATTAGTGATATAGATACGGCTGTTGATACTATTGAATTTGTGCAAATTAGCGATTGTCATTTGTATCAAGATAAAGAAGCAATGCACTATGATGCTAATGTTTATCACAATTTGTGTCGTGTTTTAGAGGATATTCGTGCGAATAAACATCTTAGCTGTATTATTTTTACTGGTGACCTTAGCCAAGATCACAGTGAGCTATCCTATCAACACTTTATCGACGCGTTGACGGTAAATGAAATAAACTTGCCAATTTACTATACCCCAGGTAATCATGATGATCTGCAACTATTAACTGATGCCTTTTCCGGCTTTCAAGGCGGTAGTAAAAAAACGATCGACTTTTCCCATTGGCAGTTGCAATTAGTTAACAGTAAAAGTGAATCACCATCTGGTGTAGTTTCAGTCGAGGAACAACAAAGAGTGATGGCCAATGTTGAGCAAAATAAGTATCAGTTATTGCTGATGCATCACCACCCGGTGGATGTTAATTATTTTATCGATCGTCATGGTTTGCACAACAAAACAGCATTTTATGCCATGCTGGATAAGATCACTCAGGTTAAAGCGGTGGCTTGTGGTCATGTTCATAATGCACTGGAGCTGACGATAACTACTGCAAGCAAGCATTTGCCGTTATTGACTTGTCCGGCTACTTCAATACAGTTTGATCAAACGGTTGATGGTGTTGCGAACGCTCAGCTTGGACCTGGTTACCGACATTTTACCTTATTTGCTTCTGGCGAAGTGCAAAGTAAGGCGATATTTTTGGCCGAGTAAGTAAAGTGAGCATTAGGGAATAAGATGAATAACCTTAGTATTTTATACCTTCATGGTTTTAATTCATCACCGCAGTCATTAAAAGCGCAACTAACCGAGCAATATTTGGCTAAATATTACCCAGGAGTGACATTTTATTGTCCGCAAATTGGGGCTTCACCGCAAGCTGCAATTAAGCAGCTAGAGCAATTATTAACAGGTAATAGTGAACAAAACTGGTGTCTGATGGGGTCATCACTCGGTGGTTACTTCTCAACGTATCTTGCGGAAAAATATCAGTTAAAGGCAGCATTGATTAACCCGGCAATAAGACCGTTTGAGCTGTTAACGGATTATATCGGTCGACAGCAAAACCCTTATACTGGTGAAATTTATATGGTTACTGAACAATATATGCAGGTGTTGCAGGCGCTATATAATGAAAAAATATCAAAAAATCGCTATCTGGTGATGGTACAAACAGGGGATGAAGTGTTAGATTATCAGCAGGCAGTTGATAAATATCAGGACAGCCAAGTGATTGTCCAATCTGGCGGCGATCATAGTTTTATAAACTATCAAACCATGCTACCAGATATCATGGCGTTTTTCGGGCTGCCAGCGCACGATTAATGTAAATATCAACATTATAATAATTATTAGAATAGAGTTATGAGCGAACAATATAATTCAGAATCCATTGAAGTACTGAGCGGACTCGATCCGGTACGTCATCGTCCCGGTATGTATACCGACACTAATCGTCCAAATCATTTAGGACAAGAGGTTATCGATAACTCAGTTGATGAAGCGTTAGCAGGTTATGCGCAAAATATCTCGGTAATTCTCGATAAAGATCAGTCACTGGAAGTCATCGATGACGGTCGCGGCATGCCAATTGATATTCACAAAGAAGAAGGGGTTTCAGGGGTTGAACTGATCTTCTGTAAACTTCATGCCGGCGGTAAATTCTCTAATAAAAATTATCAGTTCTCCGGTGGTTTGCATGGTGTTGGTATTTCCGTGGTTAATGCCTTATCAACCCGAGTTGATGTTGCGGTGCGTCGTGACAGTAAAGTTTACGAAATGGCATTTGAAAACGGTGAAAAGGTTGAGGAATTACGAGAAACCGGTACTGTCGGACGCCGTAATACAGGTACCCGAGTTAAGTTTTGGCCGGATGCCGGTTACTTTGACTCGCCAAAGTTTTCAGCAAAACGCCTAATTCACTTATTAAAAGCGAAAGCCGTGTTATGCCCAGGCTTAACGATAAAATTTCATGATAAAAACGAAGATAAGAAATATCAGTGGTGTTATCAGGACGGCTTGTGTGATTACTTAAAAGAATCCGTTAAAGATTATGTCAGCTTGCCGGAGCAACCGTTTGTCGGCGCTTTTAGTTCTCATAATGAAGCGGCAGACTGGGCGGTGACCTGGTTGCCTGAAGGCGGTGAGTCTACCGGTGAGAGTTATGTCAATCTGATTCCGACGGTTCAAGGCGGTACCCATGTGAACGGATTGCGTCAGGGACTGCTCGAATCGATGCGAGAGTTTTGCGAATTTCGTAACCTAGTACCGAGAGGGGTAAAATTAACGCCGGACGATATTTGGGATAAGTGTTCTTATATCTTATCGGTGAAAATGGAAGATCCACAGTTTGCCGGTCAAACCAAAGAACGCTTATCGTCGCGTCAATGTGCTGCCTTTGTTACTGGCGTGGTAAAAGATGCTTTTAGCTTATGGCTCAATGAGCACACTGAAATTGCAGAAGCGTTAGCGGAGTTTTGTATTTCCAATGCCCAGCGT of Thalassotalea insulae contains these proteins:
- a CDS encoding DUF1249 domain-containing protein, which gives rise to MMLLRLLADKEQVGEIRCFFISDFLSYSIRVNEVTRYTSLITMKQDASIGNQHLSDYFSPKMVIRLYHDARLAEVVSNQDVWAIKPRYDYPNQAMHLPDEKQQINEFLKEWLQLSLQLGQSKVEFA
- a CDS encoding metallophosphoesterase; protein product: MSKVKRTISDIDTAVDTIEFVQISDCHLYQDKEAMHYDANVYHNLCRVLEDIRANKHLSCIIFTGDLSQDHSELSYQHFIDALTVNEINLPIYYTPGNHDDLQLLTDAFSGFQGGSKKTIDFSHWQLQLVNSKSESPSGVVSVEEQQRVMANVEQNKYQLLLMHHHPVDVNYFIDRHGLHNKTAFYAMLDKITQVKAVACGHVHNALELTITTASKHLPLLTCPATSIQFDQTVDGVANAQLGPGYRHFTLFASGEVQSKAIFLAE
- a CDS encoding YqiA/YcfP family alpha/beta fold hydrolase, translating into MNNLSILYLHGFNSSPQSLKAQLTEQYLAKYYPGVTFYCPQIGASPQAAIKQLEQLLTGNSEQNWCLMGSSLGGYFSTYLAEKYQLKAALINPAIRPFELLTDYIGRQQNPYTGEIYMVTEQYMQVLQALYNEKISKNRYLVMVQTGDEVLDYQQAVDKYQDSQVIVQSGGDHSFINYQTMLPDIMAFFGLPAHD
- the parE gene encoding DNA topoisomerase IV subunit B, with protein sequence MSEQYNSESIEVLSGLDPVRHRPGMYTDTNRPNHLGQEVIDNSVDEALAGYAQNISVILDKDQSLEVIDDGRGMPIDIHKEEGVSGVELIFCKLHAGGKFSNKNYQFSGGLHGVGISVVNALSTRVDVAVRRDSKVYEMAFENGEKVEELRETGTVGRRNTGTRVKFWPDAGYFDSPKFSAKRLIHLLKAKAVLCPGLTIKFHDKNEDKKYQWCYQDGLCDYLKESVKDYVSLPEQPFVGAFSSHNEAADWAVTWLPEGGESTGESYVNLIPTVQGGTHVNGLRQGLLESMREFCEFRNLVPRGVKLTPDDIWDKCSYILSVKMEDPQFAGQTKERLSSRQCAAFVTGVVKDAFSLWLNEHTEIAEALAEFCISNAQRRLRASKKIIRKKITQGPALPGKLTDCGSQDITRTELFLVEGDSAGGSAKQARDRENQAIMPLRGKILNTWEVESNQILASQEVHDISVALGIDPDSEDLSGLRYGKVCILADADSDGLHIATLLCALFTQHFLPLVQAGHVYVAMPPLYRIDVGKEVFYALDEEEKDGILDRIEAEKKRGKVNVQRFKGLGEMNPLQLRETTMDPNTRRLVQLTVDEHAETIEMMDMLLSKKRAGDRKDWLQAKGDMVEVI